The following is a genomic window from Butyricimonas faecihominis.
CCACCAGCTCCCCCTGTGTAAGGGGGAGTTAGTGAGGGTAGTTGTTTAAAATTGACTTTTTAGACAGCCACTTTTTCCTTCTCTCCTATCAGAACGACACCATCAAACGCATCTGCAACTGATGGAAATTCTTATCCAACGGGAAATAAACATTCTTTAAATTACTATACTGGTACTCGCCCATCACCTTCACGTACTGGTTCAACGTGTAGTTCACGCCAATCGTGGCCGCGTGTAACCGTCCCCCGCCAATACTCGTTGACACGGCCGGGTAATCTGCCACCACTCCCCCGGGATAAAATACCTGCTTACCAATTAAAAAGAAATCACCTTTATTAATGTCATTCAAATCCGTGTAGCTATAACGGGCCACAATCTCCAGATCTCCCCTCTCGTTACTTCCCCGTAACAATCCGTACTCATCGTCATAACCGTATCCTTCACCGCAAAGCAAGTACCCCATTTCCACGTACGCCCCTTGAAACTTGGAACTCCGTATCGGGTTTCCGGCCTGCCAAGATGCCAAGGTAGTCCAGCTCCAAACGCCTCCCAACTGATTCTCGAACAAAGCCTCGTCATTTCTTTTCTTGTATAATCTCTTGTAAATATACTCGCCCCGCAAAAACATATTACTGGTAACCACCAGCACTTCCGGTCCTACCGTGATCGTGTTCTTCGCCCAAGGCACCTGCGCGTTTAGAAATTCCGTCGTACCGTCCACGTAAGTCTGCATATTCGACTCCAACTCCATATTCGTCTTGAACACGTTATTCACCACCTCGCCCGTGTTAATCCGTCCGTAGCGGAAAGAGGCCCCGACATGCAGAGTTATAAACTCATTATTAAGCGGCTTGTACAACCAGCGTCCACTCAAGCTTACTCCTTGAAAACCGGAAATCTGGTCATTGTACTTGTTCTCAGCGAAAAGCCCTTGATCAGCGAAGAAAGTGGCATCATAATACTTGTAGGTAATCCCCAAACCACGCCCGGCCGATAAAGCCATGGCCGGAGCCGCACGGGAAATAAAATGGTAATTATACAAACTTGCGTTCAGACTCATACTCGACGGTTCGTTAAAATAGCCCGCCTTCACGCTATGAATCCCGTACACCGATTCGTGAAAATTATATCGCACAAAAATATTCTTTTGCTTGAAAG
Proteins encoded in this region:
- a CDS encoding porin, with protein sequence MKKYILFPVVLVALVLSSNMVKAQAEDVSNPLLQYINKDKGIRFTAGARLFADVAYYHSEYTPMKSGAALTDARIRTSLTYGPLYFYADFDFSKGTFKQKNIFVRYNFHESVYGIHSVKAGYFNEPSSMSLNASLYNYHFISRAAPAMALSAGRGLGITYKYYDATFFADQGLFAENKYNDQISGFQGVSLSGRWLYKPLNNEFITLHVGASFRYGRINTGEVVNNVFKTNMELESNMQTYVDGTTEFLNAQVPWAKNTITVGPEVLVVTSNMFLRGEYIYKRLYKKRNDEALFENQLGGVWSWTTLASWQAGNPIRSSKFQGAYVEMGYLLCGEGYGYDDEYGLLRGSNERGDLEIVARYSYTDLNDINKGDFFLIGKQVFYPGGVVADYPAVSTSIGGGRLHAATIGVNYTLNQYVKVMGEYQYSNLKNVYFPLDKNFHQLQMRLMVSF